From Vitis vinifera cultivar Pinot Noir 40024 chromosome 3, ASM3070453v1, the proteins below share one genomic window:
- the CYSP gene encoding cysteine protease precursor (The RefSeq protein has 2 substitutions compared to this genomic sequence), translating to MARSFSLLFFLLFSLFFVALTSSELHSGGSDDDIIIRQVVPELGDVEGGEEENLLTADHHHFSIFKRRFGKSYASQEEHDYRFKVFKANLRRARRHQQLDPSATHGVTQFSDLTPAEFRGTYLGLRPLKLPHDAQKAPILPTNDLPEDFDWRDHGAVTAVKNQGSCGSCWSFSTTGALEGANFLATGNLVSLSEQQLVECDHECDPEEMGSCDSGCNGGLMNTAFEYTLKAGGLMKEEDYPYTGTDRGSCKFDKTKIAASVSNFSVISLDEDQIAANLVKIGPLAVAINAVFMQTYVGGVSCPYICSKRLDHGVLLVGYGSAGYAPIRMKDKPYWIIKNSWGENWGENGFYKICRGRNVCGVDSMVSTVAAVHTTSN from the exons AGTGCCGGAGCTCGGCGACGTTGAGGGCAGCGAGGAGGAGAATCTTTTGACCGCCGATCACCATCATTTCTCGATCTTCAAGAGGAGGTTTGGGAAATCGTACGCCTCGCAGGAGGAGCACGATTACAGGTTCAAGGTCTTCAAGGCAAACCTGCGCCGGGCGCGGAGGCACCAGCAGCTCGATCCATCGGCGACTCACGGCGTGACTCAGTTCTCTGATTTGACGCCTGCGGAGTTTCGCGGGACTTACTTAGGGTTGAGGCCTCTCAAGCTTCCTCATGATGCTCAAAAGGCTCCGATCCTTCCAACCAATGATCTTCCAGAGGATTTTGATTGGAGAGATCATGGTGCAGTTACAGCTGTCAAAAATCAG GGTTCGTGTGGGTCTTGCTGGTCTTTCAGTACTACTGGAGCGCTGGAAGGTGCTAACTTCCTTGCAACTGGGAACCTTGTTAGCCTTAGCGAGCAACAGCTTGTGGAGTGTGATCACGAG TGCGATCCAGAGGAAATGGGTTCATGTGACTCTGGATGCAATGGTGGGCTGATGAACACTGCTTTTGAGTACACACTCAAAGCTGGTGGTCTCATGAAAGAGGAGGACTATCCTTATACTGGCACTGATCGTGGGAGCTGCAAATTTGACAAGACCAAAATTGCAGCATCAGTTTCCAACTTCAGTGTTATCTCCCTTGATGAAGATCAGATTGCTGCTAATCTTGTGAAAAATGGTCCACTTGCAg TGGCCATCAATGCAGTGTTCATGCAGACATATGTTGGGGGAGTGTCATGCCCATACATATGCTCAAAGAGGTTGGACCATGGAGTGTTACTGGTGGGGTATGGTTCAGCAGGCTACGCTCCCATCCGGATGAAGGACAAGCCTTACTGGATCATAAAAAACTCATGGGGTGAGAACTGGGGAGAGAATGGATTCTACAAAATCTGCAGGGGTCGCAATGTGTGTGGTGTGGACTCCATGGTCTCAACCGTGGCTGCTGTGCATACCACCTCAAATTAG